The Leptodactylus fuscus isolate aLepFus1 chromosome 1, aLepFus1.hap2, whole genome shotgun sequence nucleotide sequence GGATGTGAACAATGTAGATGATGCATAGTGTTATCACCAGGCTTGGGACTAGAACCTGTGACATTGACATAGCATTGTGTTATTTACACATGTTGCCCCCTATAAGCTCATCATAGACCTTTTGCGGGGGGGGGaacctcacttttttttcccttctgatTTTTCCCTGTCGATGGGTCTGATACAGTTGCCTCAGTTACAttaggaatccagcctcctgagCTCCACTGCATTGCTGATCAGGGCCTTTAGGATCCAGCACTTCTTGCAGTGCCCAGCTCTCTGTATATCATGTGACTGGCGAGCTGCCATATACACAGTgttcattgagcactgtgtatacaTCAAGGCGGGATGGTAATAAACTgttcctgccttctctctgggatgtCTGACTATTCTAACAGCCGGCTCTCTTCTTCTGCAGTGACATTATCTTGTGCGAATACTTATCTCTGCTGTACAGCTTATATTTTTGCACAGATAAATGTTGACCACTTGGATATATAAAGTCATTGGGTGGTCCACATCTATATAGAGTCATTGGGTGGTCCACATCTATATAGAGTTATTGGGTGGTCCACATCTATATAGAGTTATTGGGTGGTCCACATCTATATAGAGTCATTGGGTGGTCCACATCTATATAGAGTCATTGGGTGGTCCACATCTATATAGAGTTATTGGGTGGTCCACATCTATATAGAGTCATTGGGTGGTCCACATCTATATAGAGTCATTGGGTGGTCCACATCTATATAGAGTCATTGGGTGGTCCACATCTATATAGAGTCATTGGGTGGTCCACATCTTGTTAAACGTCTCCCCTTTCCTCTACATGGGAGAGGTGTGTGATTTCGATTATGAGGGTCCTGAGAACCCTGTTTCAATGGAGTGGTGGTTATACACATGAGCTGCTCCATTCACCGCCATGAGACGgcatagaagcaaatacagcgCAGTCTGATAGCATAAGCCCTCACCTATCACTTACTACATGTACTGTGGGTGCTGTGGGTATCCTCTTAGGTGTCCAATATCTGACTATTGATGGTCTCTTATTAGTATAGCCCATCAGTATCATTGGGTGAGGGTGAACCTCTTGGCTTCCCCGCATCTGGTGAATGTCCGGACACAGCTTGTGCTCCCAGTTTCTGTATTACCATGTCGTAGCAGATCTTGGCTTCTCTCACACATCTCTTCTCTTTGCAGATTGTTAGCCATATGCTGTCAGGGCAGAGCTTATCACTACCATGAGGCTGGTAATTCTCGATGACTACGCCTTGGCAAGTGAATGGGCCGCCAAATACATATGTAATCGTATCATCCAGTTCAATCCTGGACCAGACAATTACTTTACACTGGGGCTCCCTACAGGTAACGTACAATGTTTCCTTAACTTCATTACCTTGTACAGTCAACTCTCGTTATAACGTAACATCGGGACCGGGAAAGTAAATACACTATAAGGCGAATACGTTAAACGTATATAACATATTTCACGGTGGCGGACCCTGAATACGTTATTCACGATAGCACCTTTTTCAGCCCTATAAAATACAGTATGTACGTGCGCGTATGTCATGCGCAGAATGCAAAATGTCAAGGGTAATTCATTAGACACGTATTAAAAGCCAAATTAAAACTATTAACgtttatttactgtatatgtaCGAGGTGTGTCCGTATCAGTCACTTTTTAGGACAGAAGAAGTCCTCAATACGGGTTTGTTTTTGCACAGCTTTCGTGCACAATCCGTACAGCGCACTCTCCACGTTTTCTACTTGATTAATGATATGTTCGCCGACATCGAAAGCGCTAATGAAAGTCTTCACCTTTTGAAACGAATCGAGAACATCAGAATGTTTTGGCACGATTGTTTCGGAAATGGAATTGCGATTTGCGAGATCTGTCTGTCTGAGGCTAGAGTTGCCTTCCAACTCCCGTATGATTTCAACCTGATTGATGAGAATAAACACGTAATGAAATTGCGATACAATAGACACAAAACCTTCTTTACCAGTGTGCAACTCTGTGTCAGGCTTACCTTCTGCTGCACAGTAAGCTTAGTCTTCTTTTTGGGAGGCATTCCGATGCCAATAAACAACCAAAACCGGAACTTCACACGACACGAGACACGTACGACTTCCTTCCGACGAACTAATCTACCCAGAGGGCACTGCGGTGAGAGACTCGTCAGAGGCATTATACGCGGCAGAAAATGCATGCGATTGGCTGGGTGGGGCCCGCCTGTACACATTGTACTACGTTATATGGGGCGAAAAGTGCATGCAATTGGCTGCGGGGCTCCGAAAAAGAGCTACGTTATATGCGAACCGTATTACGTTATAACGGGATAAAAATACATGTAGATTAGTCGGGACCTGAGAAAAAATACGTTATAGCCGATATACGTTATATACCGATACGTTATGTCAAGAGTCGACTGTAGTTTGTGGTTGATctaaaccaggggtgcccaatacgtcgatcatgaaggacgtatgggtcgattgcgggatgcagccagggatccccggggtttgcttgttcacagcgcaggctgagaatcatcacTGGCAGGCCGTGGCCTTGCActtgttcgcagtcagggctgcggcggccccgcctgcaagtgtccggagatgactctcagcctgcgctgtgaacaagcactccggacacttgcaggccgggcagcagcagctccgggggatgacgcgctccccgctcttagggatgaagggagccggagtgctgtttgttcacagtgcaggctgagaatcatctccagacacttgcaggcggggccgccgcagccctgactgtgaaCGAGTGctaggccccggcctgccagtgtccagagatgattctcagcctgcgctgtgaacaagcacacaCCGGAGAGctttctcctgctctcacactccgccccacccacaagaagcgggtagtagatcttatcccttggtcagtttataaagtagctcgcatgctgaaaaagtgtgagcacccctgatctaaacTATGATCACAATAGTCTAGTGCTCCGCTTCATTCATCTCTTCTTTTCTGTCTGAACAGGCAGCACACCATTAGGATGTTATAAGAAACTTCTAGAATATCACAAACGTGGCGACCTCTCCTTTAAATATGTGAAGACCTTCAATATGGATGAATATGTAGGTGAGTTACTTTGGATGAACCGTACACACACTTGATATAGTAGCACGTAGGGCGCTCTGACAGTTTTCCAAGTGTACCTTTGTAAacacaaaaaaaagtgaatattaaaaatgagtttttcttCCACTTCTGGTGCaccatttattttttactttatagAAGCCCAGATACCTCCAAGTCCACCCTTCAAGTTAATAAAATCAATACATTTTATTCCATTAAACCATTCCTCAAACTCAAGACCTCATGCAACTATGTCCActgagaaaataaaaagttacgcCTCTCGAAATGAAAAACCTgtccataggataggccatcaatgtcagaTCAATGATCATCGGTATCCTCACCTAATAGGCCGCAGTCCTCTTCATTGCCAGGCACAGTCTGATCGACTTTAATACTGTGTGTTATCACCTTCATGTTGTCAGGATTACCAAGGGACCACCCCGAGAGCTATCACTCCTACATGTGGAATAATTTCTTCAAGCATATAGATATAGATCCCAACAATGCTCACATCCTGGATGGGAACGCTGCCGACCTGCAAGCTGAATGTGAGGAATTTGAACGAAAAATTAAAGAAGCCCGCGGCATTGAGCTGTTTGTTGGAGGtacagtatatcatacatacatTGCTATAGGGGAATATTTGTGATAGTTAAAGAGCTTTCCTGTTTACTTTGAGTGTGACTAGTAAACATATTAAGTAATGACTGTGCTTGAATTCTTTGCTCTTAAAAGGCTTTTCCAGGCTAAAAGTATTGGCGAACTATCCGAAGGAGAGGTCGTCCATATCAGATGGGTTGTGGTCCAACAGCCCCACCATTCAACTCTTTGCAGCAGCTGGTACATAGGAAATAAAGCAGTAAGCAGAAAGTTCCTATACTGCGGCTCCTATTCAATTGAATGtgaggcctggatcacatctgcatttgggggagtctgtttggggacctccccaaatgcattaaaaagtggtgagcagtgaaagcacacagaccccatagactataatggggtctgtctgatTTCCGCGCgatgtctgcatgaatcatgtagagagaaaaatactcaagaactactttcctctctgcatgattcatgcggaaaacacacggaccccattataatctatggggtctgtgtgctttcactgctcaccactttctaatgcgttcggtattccggggggtccccaagcggacttcctgaatggaatactgaacgcagatgtgagccatgcctgagctaagctgcagtgactcagttcagcaaATACAGAGATTGAGCTTTCTGCTTACTACTTAATTCAGCTGTTGATCATGGAGGCTGGGTGTCAGTCCctgccgatctgatattgatgactgatcTTTAGTAgcagtcatcaatatttttattctggaaaacccttttaagggccccttcacacggagtttacactctgctcatttagacacgtatacaggaGCGCTTCCAgatacatcccattcacttcacttacgcgtgctcccattgaagtgaaagggatgtgttttgaagcgctcgtgtatacgtgtctgaatgagcggagcgtaaactccgcgtgaaggggccctaaggatcATTGGTTGAGCACATGACAAGCTGAGGCCTCTATAAACATGCCACTGAGAAATAAGGTTTACACATTCTAGAAACATAATGAGAAACAAAACTGTGTAAGATGTTATTATTGGAAGATGACTAGTTTACGTAAGGAAGGATGATACCAGTTTCCTGGTATGTACATTATTTTGAGAGTCATGCATAGTCAATAGGTACAGATAAAATTGGTAGCCTtggagtatgttcacatgtgctGATAGTGGGAGGAAGTCGCATTGTAGGAAAATAAACGACTGTgttgttaccgtatatactcgagtataagccgacccgaatataagccgaggcccctaattttaccacaaaaaactgggaaaacttattgactcgagtataagccgaggggggaaatgcagcagctactggaaaatttcaaaaattaaaatggtcggagtttttgggtgcagtagttgctggggaaggggagggggtgttttggttgtctgtctgccccttccctgagcttgaggactgggtttttttccccccacttggaattcagcctggctgactataggggatctgcagtgctcctattaaccccttcctgacggaaacaggagcactgcagatcccctatattcagtagacacaggatacctaatgtgtttgtgtgtcacagccatttcctacttttatatgtatcctaggaaaaggagggatttacaacttttatttactttatttttttattatattttttaaagcttctttttttccccctagttTATggcagattctatacattactactgcggctggtcatagcccccccccccccccccaaaaaaaaaaaaaaaaaaaaaagccgaggggggcattttcagcaaaaaaaaaactgtgctgaaaaattcggcttatactcgagtatatatgcaGGTAACTTCCAGAATTACAGGAAAGTAAAGGTCTGTAGTACAAACGgctattttttttctctcactCTAGGTATTGGTCCAGATGGTCATATTGCTTTCAATGAGCCGGGTTCCAGTTTGGTATCCAGAACAAGACTCAAGAccttagcaatggacactatccTGGCAAATGCCAAGTATTTTGATGGTGATCTTTCTAAAGTCCCAACTATGGCATTAACAGTCGGAGTGGGGACAGTAATGGATGCCAGAGAGGTAGCTACATGTTTATCTCAGTACTTCTTGTGTACAGAGTATGTTTCTTGTTCTGGTTGTAAGAAAATACACAGGTTTTTTTTCGACAGAGGTAAAAACTTAAAGGAATATTCCCCATCGCACTATACCTAGGTGGAGAATAAATGGAGAGGTGGTTGCTGAGGTGCTTGTCCTATTTCCATTATTCCCATAGTAATGCTGGCCACCCGCACAGACTTCTCTCCATTTATTCTCCTCCTGGTTGCAGCGACTGCATTACCAGATAGGAGGTgttgggagtagagatgagcagtcgtttcgaatagcatgctcccgtagaaatgaatggaagtggggaCTACGTCTCAGATTCCAGTGTACCAGAATCGAAATCTACAACGGTCAGGGACTGGTGAGAGTTAAACCTGAAATCTATGATCGCTTTCTGATGTGGGTTATAGAAAATGTCTTGAGCCAAGGCCTCTCTGCCCACTTTTGTACAAAGTTGTGAGTGGGGTGTAGAAACAACAATGTGGTGGATCCTTggcgttaaaaaaaaacaaaaaacggcctgtgttccaaagatgtgccacatttatacCCACCTACATCCGAAAACTGGCATAGTGGGTTAGTACAGTTCCCCCAATGTGGCAGCACACGGCtatatttaacccttaagtcctatcatgctgtctatcatacaccactatcatacacatatcattatagtagacaccatgataggacttaagggttaaacaggggaTATACGGCTGACAATATGTCAACTATGTGGGAATGAGCAatcaggttaaaggggttttcagtgtAAACTAACTTATGTTGATGACTGAGGATTGGATAGGGGTCTGATACTTGGGACCCCCACCGATTAGCTGTTCTTAGCAGGCAGTACATGGGATAAGACGGCTTATCAATAGAGTTTGTCTGAAAATCCGTTAGCGATTGTGTGTCCGCATACAGTACAATAACAGCCGCATGGTAATGGAAGTTATATTGGTGCCGATCGACTTTCTGAATCAGCAATCAATTATTGTAAGGGCAGAATATTTGTCCTAATGGACCATGAGGCTAACCTGAAAGTCTGACATCATAACAGAGTCAACTCCGTAACAAtcctagtaccgtatatactcgaatacaagccgacccgaatataagccgagacccctaattttaccacaaaaaactgggaaaactcattgactcgagtataagccgaggggggggggggaatccaccattgcagataaaaagtctggtcatgtgcattgcagcttagtaactccatggggatcatagtaatagcagttaaccccatcatgttcctcacattaaccccctgtgtgcctcacataagagttactgatatgtgggacatatggaggtaataattaggtatcttcataattaaggtccttcattagtcccctcatttgtctcacatattagtaacccttatatggggcacacaggggttaataggagggacatgatggggtaactgttattaatgtgaggcacatggagttactgatactaaatgaataaccccaaatgcctgacattactaggcagagtaactaaaggaaggtccctgcgTGTCACGTtactggagcttcctctcctccatacaacagacatcttccataagacacaatgaatcctggccactcatctgcaggggagatgctaaatcctagtgtgctaaagcaCCTCTGATGGCGTCATGACTATGTGaccggactctggtgtgggcggagctactaggatttagactccaccttatctgcagatgttacagacCAGTGGccacaggacctttgatgacatcacagtcacgtgacctcatgacaagccaatcacagagcagtaacactaaaggacctcccccttccagttttctgtgctccgtggaccctgactcgtgtataagccgtggaaaaatgtgctggaaaagtcggcttatactcgagtatatacggtaatgtcAGAATGACAGTGAAACCTGTCCTTGGGCTTTGTCTTTGTATTGTAGCTCCTCCCTAATGATGTGAATGGGATGCACCGCGATACCTGACAGCCCATAGACAAGATTGCCAATGTCTTTATTACTATtactaacccctttaagttattttgTATCTTTCTTCCCCACCAGGTCATGATCCTTATTACCGGAGCCCATAAAGCTTTTGCTTTATATAAAGCTATAGAGGAAGGTGTGAACCACATGTGGAcagtgtctgctttccagcaaCATCCTCGCACTATATTTGTCTGTGATGAAGATGCCACCTTAGAACTTAGAGTCAAGACTGTGAAGTATTTTAAAGGTgataatagaaaaaaatgaaaGACGTATCTAGAAGGAGATTatccattaaaacatgtttgGCTGTTTCTATCTCTCCTATCCTATGCTATTCTGGGCAGCGGTGGGGTTCTCCGCGGTGACAGCATATTTACGTACTGAAGGACAGTGGTTATCTACAAAGTCAAGCGCTCATTCTTATAGACCAGGTTGTCTAGGTGgattgccgggggggggggggctaaatctTAGCAAATAGTCatttattgatttcaatgtcatTCGTTTCACCGATAGTTCGCTTTTCCTTTAGCATGTTAATtagagatcagccgatccgaacagcatgctccatagaaatgaatggatgcacctggtacttccgctttgacggtggccggccgcttaaccccccccacgtgccggctacgtccattcatttctatgcgagcgtgctgttcggatcagctgatccgaacagtactcgctcatctctaatgttaatgcATTAAAGCTAAGGCCACGCGTTGCGAGTTTTTAGCAGGATGTCCATTGTGAACAACCTGCAGCAAACCCACCCAAGGCATAAATGCAGCTGAAATGAGATGCTTTGTGCTCTGGGTTTCTTGGGCAGTTCCCAATGCGTTTAAGGTTCTGTTATATTTTTTACACCTATTTAAGGGGTTACCATTTACACAAACATCTGTGCCCCTTTTTGTCAAATGGAAACAAATGTATTGTATGGTATTTCGGGGGTAAAGGACATAATCTGAATTaagccttagggctcattcacacggagtaaacgccagcttattctgaacgtaaaacacgttcagaataagcggcgtataaagcagttcccattcatttctatgggagccggcatacgagcgctccccatagaaatgaatgggctgcttttttcactacgagcagtcccattgaagtgaatggggagtgccggcgtatatggcaagctctgctcatgccgagccgtacacgccggcacttcccattcacttcaatgggactgctcgtagtgaaaaaagcagcccattcacatGTTTTctagatcacacgtaggaatagccttaagaaaggttattcttctcctacctttagatgtcttctctgcgccgccgttcggtagaaatcctggttttcgtcagtatgcaaatgagctctctcgcagcactgggggcgtccccaatgctgcgagagaaatctccagcgccgaaTCCATCTttatcaggaacggcctctctgcgcatcttcttctggagctgggggTCAAAtgtgtaggcatgcgcagtcggctctgccgtcaggcCTCAGGCTGAGCCGACTACGCATGACCGCCTTGtgtcagcggccattttcttgtggccgcttacacagtagtggcccaggcatgcgcggttggctcttCCCGagaagattcaaacccaggacagaagaagacacggagagagGCCGTTTCACAAGAAGatagagatttctctcgcagcattgggaacgcccccagtgctgtgagagaactcctttgcataccgaagaaaactgggatttctaccaaacagcggtatggagaagacatctaaaggtaggagaagaatagcctttcttaaggctattcctacgtgtaatggagcaaaaatttgatttttaatgataggatccctttaagagttgtCAAACTGTGAAAAATTATAGATAAATGTCTCAGAATGGGTTGGAAAGAATAAGGATTACGGATTCTCCTCTCCTGTTTTGATGCTGTCCTGGTCCTCTCTGGTCTCCACTTCTGGCCCTTCTTGATATTTAGAGGGACCAGGTAGTATAGAAGACCGGCAGTATAGGAATGGGATTCCCAATATTTCTAACACATTCTGAATCCCTTTTCAAGAATGTTTCCCCACCAGAAAACCCCTGAAGTCTATGATTGCAGATTTTCTTTTCTCCCCTGAATGGGTTAAGCCGTGTTCCTTCATGCGGAAAGATTGTGCGTGACAGAAGCCTTGGTAAATGTAGAGCTGTTATTTCTGTTCTTATCCTAGGTTTAATGCATGTACATAATAAACTGGTGGAACCGCTGCACAGCATGAAGAAGAACTGACGTGGTGTGAAAGTGCCGGATGACGTAGTGGCTATGCAATCTTACTGTCACCTGGTCTGCACAAGTACTGTATTCTCAAGGTCCAATCTCTGCTTTAGCCATGTGACATTCCATACTACATAGGTTCTATAGGTGACCTAACCGTTCTCTGACCCTGGCACCAGTGCCCGGTGTGTAAGGCTCAGCAAATGTTGCCTTCTTATTGTATAACGCAACCAGATTGCTACTTACTGATGTACTGATTTTGCTTTCCggacatgtatgtagtctgtGAATGTTTGCACTGGAAGTGGCTGAGCACTTGGCTGTTTACATTAAAGCAAGCAGATCAGACCCGCGCCGTTACATTTCTGACGCCTACTGCCaatgtaaacttttttttgttgttacattttgtttttaaaatTTGTTTCCAACTCTAAAGTTGTTGCTCTGTTGTACACACAATGCAGTTTTCTATCATTACCTATAGTCTTATTCTTCAATAAACTGTTATATAGGAAAGAAAACCAGGTTTCgcagctgtgatatatatatttttttccgtcTTTGcataaaagggaacctgtcaggacaGTTTGGGGCGCACACTGGTTGTTCAGTGCCCCAGGTAGCCCTGACGGGTTCCCTTAAAAAATTTTGCACTACAACCATATTACATAGAATTACTGACTCCAAACTGACACGTGGAGTTTTTGGAACATATTGCTTCCTCCAAGGCTGTTactcttagggccagttcacaggGAGTTAATGGGCTCGCATTCTGGTACGTatatacgtgtcagaatgtgagcgctcaaaacagatcccattcatttcaatgggtcgttacgggtgtataacgcgcgtaattttgcagccacaaaattacgtgcgttatacgcccgtaacgacccattgaaataaatggga carries:
- the GNPDA2 gene encoding glucosamine-6-phosphate deaminase 2, which produces MRLVILDDYALASEWAAKYICNRIIQFNPGPDNYFTLGLPTGSTPLGCYKKLLEYHKRGDLSFKYVKTFNMDEYVGLPRDHPESYHSYMWNNFFKHIDIDPNNAHILDGNAADLQAECEEFERKIKEARGIELFVGGIGPDGHIAFNEPGSSLVSRTRLKTLAMDTILANAKYFDGDLSKVPTMALTVGVGTVMDAREVMILITGAHKAFALYKAIEEGVNHMWTVSAFQQHPRTIFVCDEDATLELRVKTVKYFKGLMHVHNKLVEPLHSMKKN